ATTACTATTCTATTGGTAGAATACTTAATGGTTAATTGAGAAAAACTTGGAGGTGCTCATATGTCATCAATCGTAGTCGTTGGGACACAATGGGGAGACGAAGGTAAAGGTAAAATTACAGATTTCTTAGCAGAACAAGCAGATGTTATTGCACGTTTTTCAGGTGGAAATAACGCAGGTCACACGATTAAGTTTGACGGAGAAACTTATAAATTACACTTAGTACCATCTGGTATCTTTTATAAAGATAAATTAGCAGTAATTGGTAATGGTGTAGTAGTAGATCCAGTCGCATTATTAAAAGAGTTAGATGGCCTAAATGACAGAGGAGTTTCTACTGATAATTTACGTATTTCAAATCGTGCGCAAGTTATTTTACCTTATCATGTAAAACAAGATGAATATGAAGAGGAGCGCCGTGGAGACAATAAAATAGGCACAACTAAAAAAGGTATCGGACCTGCTTATGTAGATAAAGCACAACGTATCGGTATCCGTGTCGCAGATTTATTAAACAAAGAAACGTTTGAAACACGTTTGAAAGAAAATATTGAATATAAAGGTGCATATTTCAAAGGTATGTTTGGAAAAGATTGCCCATCATTCGATGAAATCTTTGAAGAATATTATGCTGCTGGTCAACGTTTAGCACCTTTCGTTACAGACACAGCTAAAGTATTAGATGATGCATTCGTTGCAGATGAAAAAGTATTATTTGAAGGTGCTCAAGGTGTAATGTTAGATATTGATCATGGTACATATCCATTCGTAACATCAAGTAACCCAGTTGCTGGTAACGTTACAGTTGGTGGAGGTGTAGGTCCTACATTTGTATCTAAAGTTATTGGTGTATGTAAAGCGTATACTTCTCGTGTGGGTGACGGGCCGTTCCCTACAGAATTGTTTGATGCTGATGGGGATCACATTCGTGAAGTTGGCCGTGAATATGGTACAACTACAGGACGTCCTCGTCGTGTAGGTTGGTTTGACTCAGTTGTATTACGTCATTCTCGTCGTGCAAGTGGTATCACTGACCTTTCAATTAACTCTATCGATGTGTTAACTGGTTTAGATACTGTGAAAATATGTACTGCTTATGAGTTAGATGGTAAAGAAATCACTGAATATCCAGCTAACTTAAATGAGTTACAACGTTGCAAACCAATTTTTGAAGAACTACCTGGTTGGACTGAAGATGTTACAAGTTGCCGTACTTTAGATGAACTACCAGACAACGCACGTAACTATTTGGAACGTATTTCTGAACTATGTAACGTACGTATTTCTATCTTCTCAGTCGGTCCTGACCGTAATCAAACAAACTTACTTCAACCTCTATGGGAAAAATAAGTTTTAGCTAATATAAAGAACCCTGTAAATGACGTCTAGTGGCGCATTTACAGGGTTTTATTATGTTATTAGCAATGTTTATAGCGAAAGTCTAAAATAGCTTGTGCGCCAATCTCATAACCTGGTTCAGTATGAGATTGAACGTTTTTAACTTTTTCGATATTTTGTTGGTAAGTTAGTCGATTGGCTAACATTTCTTCTACAGTGTTACTTAAGTGTTCGGCATTAATCACATTAGCATCTAATTGCTGTCCGATTTTTAAATTTTCAATTTGATGTGCTACGACTGGTTGATCTGCACTTTGAGGAAATGCAAGTAATGGTACATTTAACATAATGGCCTCGTTCGTACTATTCATACCAGCATGAGTTAAAAAGAGGTCGGCATGTTTTAGCACTTCGACCTGTGGTACATAGTCTTTAATAATGACGTTGTCTGGTATCATCTCAAAATCTTCAGCTTTATTCGTCTTGCCAATTGAAACGATAACTGTCGCATTAATATTATTGAGTGCAGAAAAACATTTGTTGAAAAAGGCTACATTTTGATTAAATATAGTTCCTAATGAAACGTAAATGATAGGACGGTCTTTGTTAATATTATCCATAAAACCTGTAGGCTGAGGTGGTAATATTGAAGGTCCGACAAAATTAAATTTGGTGTTATCGAATGCATCATATTCAAGTTGGAATCCTTTTGTTACGAATGAAATGTTAAAGTCGCCAGGGTTGTTCATGACTTCGTGGCGTGATGGTACTTTTACGTCGTATGTTTGCTCAACATGCTCTTTTAATGTATCAAATACGAGATTTGCGGATTCGAGTTCATCTTGGTCTAGTTTTGAAGCCATAAAGTCTGTGAAACTATCAAACATAGGTTTAGTTTTAGCAAATGATGTAATCGCTGAAACGGTTGGAATATTAAGTTTTTGAGCGATTAAATAGCCACAACCAAACATTGAATCATGGATTAAGTAATCATAGTGCTCGTCTTTAGTTTCTTCTAATATTTGAGGCATGATAACATCCGCAGTTTTTAATAAACCGTTAATAACGTGAAATAAATGCTTTAATCCAAAAGAAGTAAAGGCGGATACTATTTTATCAGTAGATATAGTGCGAATTTCTACACCAGTATCTTTAAATTTATCTACATATTGGTCGCCCATATAGTATACGACTTCTTCTCCTCGATCTACCAATGCTTTGCACAACGCGATATTGGGATTGATATGGCCTTCTGAACCGGTATTTATGAATAAAACTTTTGCCATTGATAATGCCTCCTATGATGTAATATTCAATAATTCTATCAAATATTATTGAAAACAAAAAATATTTTAATATTATTAATTTGTTTTTCAACGTTAAATTCGACCTTAATCCAAAAGGAACCTCTAACGTAAGTCAGTCAGAGGTTTGTCAGTGGGGAAGTCTACTCTACGATTAATGTGATAGTATTTCTATCATAAAATTACCTGGCGCTTTAACATAAAAAGTATATCCGTGAGGGGTTTGTTTTGGGGAAGGAGCTTTATGGCCATCAGCTTTAATACGGGCATGTATTTTATCTACATCTGACGTTGAAGGTTGAGGAAAACCGACATGGAAAGATTTAGGGTATGTTACGTTAGCACCTTGCATTAAAGTTAAAATAAAACCTTCAGGACTGATTAAAACTTCCGGATTGCCACCTTTCTCAGTTTTCATATCAAAATCAAAATACGTTAAAAAGAAATCACGTGTTGGGGCTATTTCTTCTACTGTTAAATTCAAATGTTTTAACTCCATAATAAATTTGCCTCCTATTATTTAATATATTGTCATTCTAAGCTAGCCTATTTTAATGGACAATCCGTAAATAGATGGATTATTTTGAAGGTTAAATAAAAATGATTCTGAAATGATTGATAAAATAATAATTAAAACAAAAGTATTATGTATTAATGAAGGTTTATCTTTTGGTATTTAACACAGTATTAATTGGGTGTTATATAAAGACAACGTAATATTAAAGAGTAATAACAACATTATTTAGTAGACTATATGATCACAATTACCACATAATAAAATTCAAGCCGTAACTAAACTATAGTATCACTACACGGCGAATGTAGGTGAGCAAAGTAATTTTAGCTTAGACAAAATTTCATTAATGCAACAAAGCAAATAATGTAGCAATCAATGGTGACCATATTTACTTTGATATACAAAGCGCTAAAAAATAATAGTATTTGCAAAACATAACGCAATAGAAGTAACATTCGCAGTAACAAAAGGAACTTTTTTCTGAAAGACTATTAAGTAAACATTACGTCAAAGGAAAAGTAGTAAAACTAAAAGAGGGAAGCATTCAAATTGACCATTCATTAAAATCTAAGAGCATTTGTTTTATCGTCAAAAACGGTGATACGATACAAAAACGTAATTAGGGGCACATATCGGTTCTAATTAATACGTGGGCTGGGCCAAGATGTTTCAGGCTAAAATATTGTCTGGATTATAAAAAGATACTGGGAAGTTTAACGGCCTTTTTTGAATAGATTAATGTGAAGCAGCATTAATTATTCTATTTGGTTAAAAAATAATAGGAAATTGTACTATGTAACCTCATTTAAGTTAATAAAAAATTTAAAGAAAAAATTTAAAAAAATAGCTTGTCATCACTAATGAGAGTTGCTATAATTATTTTTGTGCTTACGACAGGCTCCTTGGTCAAGCGGTTAAGACACCGCCCTTTCACGGCGGTAACACGGGTTCGAGTCCCGTAGGAGTCACCAATTTTTTGGTCTCGTAGTGTAGCGGTTAACACGCCTGCCTGTCACGCAGGAGATCGCGGGTTCGATTCCCGTCGAGACCGTATATGCCCATCCAATAGGATGGGCATTTTTTGTATTAAATTTTAAAGATGTGTGTTTCTTATGAAGTTATAGATAATAAAATGTATTGTAAATTTGCATTAAATAACAAAATAGTTTAGAAATGAAACGGGTAATGCTATTATTATATAATCTACAAATTTAATTTTTCGTTTGTATAAATAGAATTAGTACGTCATAAATGGTAAATTATATAATAGAGTAACGTGTAGACAGAGAACATAAGTACACAATTTAGAAATGAGGTTTATATATGGCTAGAAAAGTTGTTGTAGTCGATGATGAAAAACCAATTGCTGATATTCTAGAATTTAACTTAAAAAAAGAAGGTTATGAAGTATATTGCGCTTACGACGGTAACGATGCAGTAGACTTAATATATGATGAAGAACCAGATATCGTATTATTAGACATTATGTTACCAGGACGTGATGGTATGGAAGTATGTCGTGAAGTACGTAAAAAATTCGAAATGCCTATTATTATGTTAACGGCTAAAGACTCTGAAATTGATAAAGTTTTAGGTTTAGAGCTAGGTGCAGATGATTATGTTACGAAACCGTTTAGTACACGTGAATTAATTGCGCGTGTGAAAGCTAACTTACGTCGTCATTATTCACAACCAGCTCAAGAAGTTAATGATGAAACAAATGAAATTGTCATCAAGGATATTACCATTTATCCAGATGCTTATTCAATTAAAAAACGTGGCGAAGATATCGAGTTGACGCACCGTGAATTTGAATTATTTCATTATTTATCAAAACATATGGGTCAAGTAATGACACGTGAACATTTATTACAAACTGTTTGGGGCTATGACTATTTTGGTGACGTACGTACAGTAGACGTAACAATCCGTCGTTTACGTGAAAAAATTGAGGACGATCCATCACATCCAGAGTACATTGTGACACGTCGAGGCGTTGGATATTTCCTCCAACAACACGAATAGAGGCCTAATTAATGAAATGGCTGAAACACTTTCAATCTTTACACACGAAGCTTGTTATTGTCTATGTATTGTTAATCGTTATCGGTATGCAAATTATCGGTTTGTATTTTACCAATAGTCTAGAAAAAGAATTAACACAAACATTTAAAAATAATATTTCTCAATATGCGAAGCAAATAGAAATTAATATAGAAAAAGTTTACGATGATGATGATTCTGTCAATGCACAAAAAGAAGTTCAGAACTTATTAAACGAATACGCTAACCGGCAAGAAATTGGGGAAATTCGTTTCATTGATAAGGATCAAATCATCATGGCTACGTCTAAGCAGTCTACCCGTAGTCTTATAAATCAAAAAGTGAATGATAACTCGATTCAAAAAGCATTATCGCTTGGTGAAGCGAATAGCCACACTATGTTGAAAGACTATGGAAATGGAAAGCAACGTATGTGGGTCTATAATTTACCGGTTAAAACGTCTAAAGGCACTATCGGTGTCATTTACATAGAAGCAGACATTAATGACGTTTATAATCAATTAAATAATATCAACCAAATCTTTATTATAGGTACAGGGATATCCCTATTGATCACCGTTATCCTTGGTTTCTTTATCGCACGAACGATTACTAAGCCAATTACGGATATGCGTAACCAAACGGTAGAAATGTCTAAAGGTAACTATACACAACGTGTGAAAATATATGGTAATGACGAAATCGGTGAGTTAGCCTTAGCATTTAATAACTTGTCCAAACGAGTGCAAGAAGCACAGGCTAATACTGAAAGTGAAAAACGGAGGCTCGACTCAGTTATTACACATATGAGTGACGGTATCATAGCCACTGATAGACGTGGTCGTATACGTATCATCAATGACATGGCGTTAAAAATGATGGGTACCACGAAAGAAGACATTACAGGTTATTTTATGTTAAATATTTTAGGCTTGGAAGAAGACTTCTCGCTTGATGAAATTCAAGAAAGTAATGATAGTTTCTTATTAGATATTAATGAAGCGGAGGGTATTATTGCACGCGTGAGCTTTAGTACCATCGTACAAGAAACTGGTTTCGTAACTGGATATATCGCTGTGCTTCATGACGTAACAGAACAACAACAAGTTGAACGTGAACGTCGCGAATTCGTGGCAAATGTATCACATGAATTACGTACACCTTTAACTTCCATGAACAGTTATATCGAAGCATTAGAAGAAGGTGCATGGAAAGATGATGACTTAGCACCGCAATTTTTAAACGTAACACGAGAAGAAACAGAGCGTATGATTCGATTAGTTAATGATTTATTACAACTATCTAAAATGGACAATGAATCTGATCAAATTACGAAAGAAATTGTAGACTTCAACATGTTTATTAATAAAATTATTAATCGACATGAGATGGCAGCAAAAGATACATCATTTGTACGTGAAATTCCAAATGAAACAATCTTTACTGAAATCGATCCAGATAAGATGACACAAGTATTCGATAACGTTATTACAAACGCGATGAAATATTCTCGTGGTGATAAACGTGTCGAGTTCCACGTGAAACAAAACGCACTTTATAATCGAATGACGATTCGCATTAAGGATAATGGTATTGGTATACCTATTAATAAAGTAGATAAAATTTTCGACCGTTTCTATCGTGTAGATAAAGCACGTACACGTAAAATGGGAGGCACTGGTCTAGGGCTTGCCATATCAAAAGAAATCGTCGAAGCGCACAATGGTCGTATATGGGCTAACAGTGTTGAAGGGCAAGGTACGTCAATCTTTATTACACTTCCTTGTGAAGTAATCGAAGATGGTGATTGGGATGCGGAGTAAAGAGTTATTTAAAACGATTATCCTGTCCCTTCTTGTCCTTATGAGTGCAGTTCTAACATATATGACATGGAACTTTTCACCTGACCTAGCCAACGTTAATAGTCACGACAGCAAAGATAAACATACAAACACAATTGGTAAGCCTTTAAAAGGCGGTATGCCACAAACAGTTACACCATATCAAATTATTCATTCAAACGGAGATAAGACAGAAGGTATGGATGCAACGAAGCATAATGTTAAATCATTAGTCAAACCTTTAAAAGACCAACGTGTTACACATTCTGAACGTATGCTTAGTCAACATAATTTAATCATTCCTGATTTAAGTAATGACTTTGTGGTACTTGATTTTACGTATCAAATGCCTTTAGCCACATATTTAGGCCAAGTATTAAACGTTAATGCAAAAGTACCTAACCATTTTAATTTTAATCGATTACTTATCAATAAAGACCATAACGGTAAATTAAAATTATATGCCATCAGTAAAGATAGACATGAAGTTGTGCGTATGACAACCACAGCGAAAAGTTCCAAAATGGCACAAGCTTTAAAAGATAATAGTAAATCGATGTCGCCATATTCAGACATCATTACGAACAAAGATACTATTGATAAAGCAACACATATATTTGCGCCAGAAAAGCCTAGACATTTAAAAACCTATCGAACAATTTATAATCGAATTAGTGTAGACGCGATGAATTCAATCTTATTCAATGATTCTGTCGTCGTACGTAGTGCTAACAATGGCACGACAACATACAACAATAATACCGGTGTGGCTAACTATAATGACCAATCAGAAAAGTACCGTTATACTAACTTGTCTGAAGACGAAGACAAGACTAAAAACATGAAAGAAACCATACCAAGTACATTTAATTATATTAATGGCCATGGTGGTTTTACCGACGACTTTAGATTGTTTGGTACCGACAGCGATACAGGAGAATTAACATATCAATTATTCTTAAATGGGCGTCCTACTTTTAACACAGATAATTTAAATCAAATTAAAGTAGCTTGGGGTAAAAAAGGTATATTTGGTTATTCTAGAGCTCTACTAAAAACGAACGTTACGATTGATAGTGGTGGAGATAGTGATAATTCACTACCTGGTGCTGAAGAAGTACGTGCTTCCTTGGCCAATAATCCACAAATTGATTTTGAAAAGGTGACGAATATTGCACTGGGTTATACGATGAATGATAAACCGGACAATAAAGACATCGAAATCCAACGTAATAGCGAGTTTAAGCCACAATGGTATATTGAATATAACGGCAAATGGCATCCATACACTAAAGATGGGAGGCTAGAATAAATGAACTGGAAACGTGCTAAAACATTATTTATTTTCGTATTTATTCTAGTGAATATAAGCTTAATCATCATTTATATCGATAAAGTTAATAAATCCCACATTAATGAAAGTGATGGCGTCAATAAGGTAAACTTTAAACAAGAAGAGATTGAAATACCTAACAACCTTCAGCGTGTGAAGGGCGTTAAAATGCAACTCGTTACTGCACGTACAAAAGATTTTACAGACTATGCTAAAAATAAAAAAGACGTAGAAAGTGCTGCGAATGGTGATATTGCTAAATCTGATTTAGCTCACCATATTAGTGTGGGTAAGGATAGCTTCACTAATCTAAAAAACTTTATTAAAAATAACGTGTATAAAGGCGATAGTTACGCGATGAGTGATGTGACAGATAATAAAGTTATTCTAGAACAAACTTATAACGCCTTTCCTATTATGAATAATAATAAAGCACAGCTAACTTTTAATTTAAATAAAGACAAACAAGCGACGAAATATAAACAAACAGCGATGGAATCAATCAAACCTTCCAAAGGCGAGAATAACGAAAAGAAACAAGTCATCAGCGCAAGATCGGCCATCGAAGCTTTATACTACAACCGATATTTGAAACATAAAGACGAAGTGACCCAAGTAAGACTTGGATATTATACGGTCGTTAAAGAACCGAACGTTCAAGTGTTAGAAGGCAACTGGGAAATTAAAGTTAAGCATAAAGGTCAAAACAAAGTGAAAACATATTATGTTGAAGCGGTTAACAAAAGCCCTAAAATAATAGAAGAATAAAGATAAAAAAAGAGCGAAACATAGTAATTATGCTTCGCTCTTTTTATTTGGAAAGAAATTGCTACCTTATAAAAATAAAATGACCCAAATTTATTTTTAGCGAGTATATTAAATGGAGTCCTAATTTTTATAATTGGTAGCGCTTGCATAAAATATAAGAAGTGCTACAATGTGTTTATATTATTTTTTAACATCTTACTTAAACGTTTAAGGAGAATAACATGACTCAACGTAAACCTACGCTTCATGACGTCGCCAAACTTGCTGAAGTATCCATTGCTACGGTATCAAACGTGCTAAATGATAAAACTAACGAGTTAAGTGACAAAACAAAAGCAAAAGTGTTAATTGCCATCGAAAAGTTAAATTACGCACCCAATCAATTCGCACGCGGTTTGAAGACGGGTCAATCTAATATAGTGGCATTTATCGTACCTGATCAAAATCCTTTTTTCACAGAAGTATTAACTTCACTTAATGATGCTTGCCAACAACACAATTTACAAGTGGCAGTAGCTTCTTCAGAAGAAAATGAACAGCGTCAAAATGAATTGATTGATATTTTTTTAACACAAAATGTAAGCGCTATTATCGTCGCACCTGTAACTTCACAACTTGCTATTAAAGAAGAGTGGAAGAAAATTCCTATTTTAACACTTGATAGAGAAGTTGCAGATAGTAAATTGCCATGTATTAGTGTTAACAACGAAGAAGCTGCATATAAAGCTACGGAGAGATTGATAAGCCAAGGCGGTAAACGCATAGGCTTGCTATTAGCCAACCCAGAAATCGGTACTACGACACGAAGAAGACAAGGTTATGAATTAGCACTGAAAGATAACAATAGAGAGTTAGACGAGAACATAATTTATTATAGTAATTTAAGCCAAGGTACCGAGGCACAAGTGGAGAGTGGTTACCATTCAACATTAAAATTATTACAAGAAAATGTTCCAGCAATTCTAGCAACCAATCATTTATTACTACTAGGTGCATTGCAAGCTTGTAAAGAAATGAACAAAGTGATTAGAGAAGATGTGATTATCATTGGTTTCGATGATAGTTATTGGAACGAAATTTTCACGCCACGATTATCTGTTATTTCACAACCTGCAAAAGAAATCGGTAAAGTTGCAGGGCAAATGGTTTATGACTTAATTAAAGGTGAACACGTAAAGTCTTTAAAGTTAACTACAGAATTAATCATTCGAGATTCTTGTTCATTTCTATAATTGAAACATTCATATTGCGTGAGTGTTTTCAATTAAAACTTAAACGTTTAAGCAAGATTGATATAAGGGGGTAACGAATTGAACAATAATGTTAAAGAAAATACTTGGATGGGTATTCCTAAAATCATTTTCGTAGCATTAATTGCAATTTTCATATTTATGACAGGTGACGGTATTGAGCAAGCCTTTTTATCTAAAAATATAGTAGATATTGGCTTTTCACATTCACAAGCTTCGATGGTCTTTACAGTATACGGAATTATGGTTGTAGTGGGTTCATGGCTAGCAGCCGTACTATCGGATGTTTATGGTCCTAAAAAAGTTATGGTACTAGGTACGATGATTTGGTTAGTATTCCATGTATTATTCCTTATATTCGGAATGAGTATGGAAAATTATAGCATGATGCTAATTATGTACGGTATCCGAGGACTTGGCTATCCATTATTTTTATATGCTTTTTTAGTATGGGTTACTTACATTACAAACAAGACACGTTTAGCAACAGCTATCGGTTGGTTTTGGGCAATGTACTCAGTAGGTATGGGTGTTATTGGCACATATTTACCTAGCTTTACTATCCCACACATCGGTTTTATGGGTACACTCTGGATGTCACTTATTTGGATAATCATTGGTGGTATTATCGCCTTTATTACAGTGGGTAAACATGACGTTAGACCTAATGCACATAAGCCAACTAAAGAACGTTTTAGTAAAGTGTTGTCAGAAATAGGTGTCGTTTACAAAAATCCTAATATAATTAAAGTCTTTATTGTAAGAATCATTAATCAGATATCATTATTTGGTTTAGTCGTTATTTTCCCATCATTATTTACCGATGACATAGGTTTCACGACGCAACAATGGTTATGGGTATGGGGAACAATGCACATTACATGTATTGTCGGTGATGTGGCTTGGGGTATTATCGGTGACCGCATTGGATGGAAACGCCAAGTTATGACCTTTGGTTGTATTGGTTGCGGTATTACGACGCTATTATTCTATTATTTACCGGTATGGAGTGGTGACGTATTCTCAATAGCGGTGTTATGTGCTGTGTTATTCGGTATTACACAATCAGCATTCGTGCCAATTTTTGCTATTTTCACAGCATTAGAACCAGACCATATTGGCGCTACATTATCATCACATAACTTAGCAGCCGGTTTAAGTAATTTCATAGCACCAGCATTAGCTTCTTTATTCTTACCATTATTCGATGTTGTAGGTGTCGTATGGGTCTTCGCAATATGTTACTTTATCGGTGCAATCATTACGTACTTCATTAAAGTTTATCAACCAAGTATTGATAAAAAGCGCGGTGAACTTTCTCATGTTCATCACAATGAACGTACGCAGCAAATTAATAGTTAATTAAGATAAGAGGGATATAATGAAAAACGTCGTATTAGGGATAGATTTAGGTACGAGTTCAGTGAAAAC
The genomic region above belongs to Staphylococcus durrellii and contains:
- a CDS encoding LacI family DNA-binding transcriptional regulator is translated as MTQRKPTLHDVAKLAEVSIATVSNVLNDKTNELSDKTKAKVLIAIEKLNYAPNQFARGLKTGQSNIVAFIVPDQNPFFTEVLTSLNDACQQHNLQVAVASSEENEQRQNELIDIFLTQNVSAIIVAPVTSQLAIKEEWKKIPILTLDREVADSKLPCISVNNEEAAYKATERLISQGGKRIGLLLANPEIGTTTRRRQGYELALKDNNRELDENIIYYSNLSQGTEAQVESGYHSTLKLLQENVPAILATNHLLLLGALQACKEMNKVIREDVIIIGFDDSYWNEIFTPRLSVISQPAKEIGKVAGQMVYDLIKGEHVKSLKLTTELIIRDSCSFL
- a CDS encoding two-component system regulatory protein YycI is translated as MNWKRAKTLFIFVFILVNISLIIIYIDKVNKSHINESDGVNKVNFKQEEIEIPNNLQRVKGVKMQLVTARTKDFTDYAKNKKDVESAANGDIAKSDLAHHISVGKDSFTNLKNFIKNNVYKGDSYAMSDVTDNKVILEQTYNAFPIMNNNKAQLTFNLNKDKQATKYKQTAMESIKPSKGENNEKKQVISARSAIEALYYNRYLKHKDEVTQVRLGYYTVVKEPNVQVLEGNWEIKVKHKGQNKVKTYYVEAVNKSPKIIEE
- the yycH gene encoding two-component system activity regulator YycH; its protein translation is MRSKELFKTIILSLLVLMSAVLTYMTWNFSPDLANVNSHDSKDKHTNTIGKPLKGGMPQTVTPYQIIHSNGDKTEGMDATKHNVKSLVKPLKDQRVTHSERMLSQHNLIIPDLSNDFVVLDFTYQMPLATYLGQVLNVNAKVPNHFNFNRLLINKDHNGKLKLYAISKDRHEVVRMTTTAKSSKMAQALKDNSKSMSPYSDIITNKDTIDKATHIFAPEKPRHLKTYRTIYNRISVDAMNSILFNDSVVVRSANNGTTTYNNNTGVANYNDQSEKYRYTNLSEDEDKTKNMKETIPSTFNYINGHGGFTDDFRLFGTDSDTGELTYQLFLNGRPTFNTDNLNQIKVAWGKKGIFGYSRALLKTNVTIDSGGDSDNSLPGAEEVRASLANNPQIDFEKVTNIALGYTMNDKPDNKDIEIQRNSEFKPQWYIEYNGKWHPYTKDGRLE
- a CDS encoding VOC family protein, yielding MELKHLNLTVEEIAPTRDFFLTYFDFDMKTEKGGNPEVLISPEGFILTLMQGANVTYPKSFHVGFPQPSTSDVDKIHARIKADGHKAPSPKQTPHGYTFYVKAPGNFMIEILSH
- a CDS encoding adenylosuccinate synthase; this translates as MSSIVVVGTQWGDEGKGKITDFLAEQADVIARFSGGNNAGHTIKFDGETYKLHLVPSGIFYKDKLAVIGNGVVVDPVALLKELDGLNDRGVSTDNLRISNRAQVILPYHVKQDEYEEERRGDNKIGTTKKGIGPAYVDKAQRIGIRVADLLNKETFETRLKENIEYKGAYFKGMFGKDCPSFDEIFEEYYAAGQRLAPFVTDTAKVLDDAFVADEKVLFEGAQGVMLDIDHGTYPFVTSSNPVAGNVTVGGGVGPTFVSKVIGVCKAYTSRVGDGPFPTELFDADGDHIREVGREYGTTTGRPRRVGWFDSVVLRHSRRASGITDLSINSIDVLTGLDTVKICTAYELDGKEITEYPANLNELQRCKPIFEELPGWTEDVTSCRTLDELPDNARNYLERISELCNVRISIFSVGPDRNQTNLLQPLWEK
- a CDS encoding MFS transporter, producing MNNNVKENTWMGIPKIIFVALIAIFIFMTGDGIEQAFLSKNIVDIGFSHSQASMVFTVYGIMVVVGSWLAAVLSDVYGPKKVMVLGTMIWLVFHVLFLIFGMSMENYSMMLIMYGIRGLGYPLFLYAFLVWVTYITNKTRLATAIGWFWAMYSVGMGVIGTYLPSFTIPHIGFMGTLWMSLIWIIIGGIIAFITVGKHDVRPNAHKPTKERFSKVLSEIGVVYKNPNIIKVFIVRIINQISLFGLVVIFPSLFTDDIGFTTQQWLWVWGTMHITCIVGDVAWGIIGDRIGWKRQVMTFGCIGCGITTLLFYYLPVWSGDVFSIAVLCAVLFGITQSAFVPIFAIFTALEPDHIGATLSSHNLAAGLSNFIAPALASLFLPLFDVVGVVWVFAICYFIGAIITYFIKVYQPSIDKKRGELSHVHHNERTQQINS
- a CDS encoding macrolide family glycosyltransferase is translated as MAKVLFINTGSEGHINPNIALCKALVDRGEEVVYYMGDQYVDKFKDTGVEIRTISTDKIVSAFTSFGLKHLFHVINGLLKTADVIMPQILEETKDEHYDYLIHDSMFGCGYLIAQKLNIPTVSAITSFAKTKPMFDSFTDFMASKLDQDELESANLVFDTLKEHVEQTYDVKVPSRHEVMNNPGDFNISFVTKGFQLEYDAFDNTKFNFVGPSILPPQPTGFMDNINKDRPIIYVSLGTIFNQNVAFFNKCFSALNNINATVIVSIGKTNKAEDFEMIPDNVIIKDYVPQVEVLKHADLFLTHAGMNSTNEAIMLNVPLLAFPQSADQPVVAHQIENLKIGQQLDANVINAEHLSNTVEEMLANRLTYQQNIEKVKNVQSHTEPGYEIGAQAILDFRYKHC
- the yycF gene encoding response regulator YycF; translation: MARKVVVVDDEKPIADILEFNLKKEGYEVYCAYDGNDAVDLIYDEEPDIVLLDIMLPGRDGMEVCREVRKKFEMPIIMLTAKDSEIDKVLGLELGADDYVTKPFSTRELIARVKANLRRHYSQPAQEVNDETNEIVIKDITIYPDAYSIKKRGEDIELTHREFELFHYLSKHMGQVMTREHLLQTVWGYDYFGDVRTVDVTIRRLREKIEDDPSHPEYIVTRRGVGYFLQQHE
- the walK gene encoding cell wall metabolism sensor histidine kinase WalK; translated protein: MKWLKHFQSLHTKLVIVYVLLIVIGMQIIGLYFTNSLEKELTQTFKNNISQYAKQIEINIEKVYDDDDSVNAQKEVQNLLNEYANRQEIGEIRFIDKDQIIMATSKQSTRSLINQKVNDNSIQKALSLGEANSHTMLKDYGNGKQRMWVYNLPVKTSKGTIGVIYIEADINDVYNQLNNINQIFIIGTGISLLITVILGFFIARTITKPITDMRNQTVEMSKGNYTQRVKIYGNDEIGELALAFNNLSKRVQEAQANTESEKRRLDSVITHMSDGIIATDRRGRIRIINDMALKMMGTTKEDITGYFMLNILGLEEDFSLDEIQESNDSFLLDINEAEGIIARVSFSTIVQETGFVTGYIAVLHDVTEQQQVERERREFVANVSHELRTPLTSMNSYIEALEEGAWKDDDLAPQFLNVTREETERMIRLVNDLLQLSKMDNESDQITKEIVDFNMFINKIINRHEMAAKDTSFVREIPNETIFTEIDPDKMTQVFDNVITNAMKYSRGDKRVEFHVKQNALYNRMTIRIKDNGIGIPINKVDKIFDRFYRVDKARTRKMGGTGLGLAISKEIVEAHNGRIWANSVEGQGTSIFITLPCEVIEDGDWDAE